The following proteins are co-located in the Conyzicola lurida genome:
- a CDS encoding MFS transporter, with amino-acid sequence MSSTPTRRKTNIRVQVFAILWIIVVLNFIDRATLSVALPFISEEFDLSPEIQGVILGSFFWTYLVFQIPGGFLLDRFGPRKVIGVAGTVWGLFQVAGGFVTGGWMLAFTRLGLGAAEAPVSPSGAKLNSAWLPPKERARGATFVDAAGPFGSAIGGVSVAMLIGIFGDWRWAFIVTGALTVVVSILYFLYLRDTPKEHPRVNEAEAEYIAGSMADVADVSSGPLPRAADYLRSRSFWGMMIGRLGWATVWWGIISWTPSYLSSSLGFDLAALGWGTFFVYGMGVLGQIVAGITADKLRQKSTRYNLIMKVIFGISGVGTAVAIFTLPGVTDGYVALVHLALAVFFINFGGLYWAIPAWLAPKAQVGRIGGVMNVASSGGGGLAPVVMGFAIGASGGNFAGSFVFLGVAAVFYLVGSLIINFEKPLATRRGVDTAAGTKADALV; translated from the coding sequence ATGAGCAGCACACCGACCCGTCGCAAGACCAATATCCGCGTCCAGGTGTTCGCGATCCTCTGGATCATCGTGGTCCTGAACTTCATCGACCGTGCGACGCTCTCCGTCGCGCTGCCGTTCATCAGCGAAGAGTTCGACCTGAGCCCCGAGATCCAGGGCGTCATCCTCGGGTCGTTCTTCTGGACCTATCTGGTGTTCCAGATCCCGGGCGGGTTCCTGCTCGACCGGTTCGGGCCGCGCAAGGTGATCGGTGTCGCCGGCACGGTGTGGGGCCTCTTCCAGGTGGCCGGCGGGTTCGTGACCGGCGGCTGGATGCTGGCGTTCACCCGTCTGGGACTCGGGGCAGCCGAGGCACCGGTCTCGCCGTCGGGCGCGAAGCTCAATTCCGCCTGGCTGCCGCCGAAGGAGCGCGCCAGGGGAGCGACGTTCGTCGACGCCGCCGGCCCGTTCGGTTCGGCCATCGGCGGTGTCTCGGTCGCGATGCTCATCGGCATCTTCGGCGACTGGCGCTGGGCGTTCATCGTCACCGGCGCGCTCACCGTTGTCGTCTCGATCCTGTACTTCCTGTACCTGCGCGACACCCCGAAGGAGCACCCGCGGGTCAACGAGGCCGAGGCCGAGTACATCGCGGGGTCGATGGCCGACGTGGCAGACGTCTCCAGCGGACCGCTGCCGCGAGCCGCCGACTACCTGCGCTCGCGCTCGTTCTGGGGAATGATGATCGGCCGTCTCGGCTGGGCCACCGTCTGGTGGGGCATCATCTCCTGGACGCCGTCGTACCTGTCGAGCTCGCTCGGCTTCGACCTCGCCGCGCTCGGCTGGGGAACGTTCTTCGTCTACGGCATGGGCGTGCTCGGCCAGATCGTCGCCGGCATCACCGCCGACAAGCTGCGACAGAAGAGCACCCGCTACAACCTGATCATGAAGGTCATCTTCGGCATCTCGGGAGTCGGCACGGCCGTCGCGATCTTCACCTTGCCCGGCGTGACCGACGGCTACGTCGCCCTCGTCCACCTCGCGCTCGCCGTCTTCTTCATCAACTTCGGCGGGCTGTACTGGGCGATCCCTGCCTGGCTCGCCCCGAAGGCCCAGGTCGGACGCATCGGCGGCGTCATGAACGTGGCCTCGAGCGGCGGCGGCGGACTCGCCCCCGTCGTGATGGGCTTCGCCATCGGCGCGAGCGGCGGAAATTTCGCCGGGTCGTTCGTCTTCCTCGGTGTCGCAGCGGTGTTCTACCTCGTCGGCTCGCTCATCATCAACTTCGAGAAGCCCCTCGCGACCCGTCGCGGCGTCGACACCGCCGCCGGCACCAAGGCGGACGCACTGGTATGA
- a CDS encoding amidohydrolase family protein — protein MTAYTGKIVDAHHHFWQPALGKQPWLLPDAHIPFRYGDYESIKREYLPPDLLADAAGFDVVGTVTMETEWNADDPVGEIEHIEGVAREYGLPNAAVAHAVLADPGVESVIAAIAEHGIVRGVRNKPGQAASAAAASTHPSLLSDPQWIAGFETLATYDLDFELQVAWWHLDEALALAESHPGQTIILNHAGLPSDRSREGLDGWAAAMRRFARAPNVAVKISGIGQPDRPWTVADNREIVETVADTFSVDRIMFASNFPVDGLTGSYADIYGGFVEITRDWSDDEQTAAFFGNAVKYYRLTGLAT, from the coding sequence ATGACCGCGTACACCGGCAAGATCGTCGACGCGCACCACCACTTCTGGCAGCCCGCCCTAGGCAAACAGCCCTGGCTGCTGCCCGACGCGCACATCCCGTTCCGGTACGGCGACTACGAGTCGATCAAGCGGGAGTACCTGCCGCCCGACCTGCTCGCCGACGCCGCAGGCTTCGACGTGGTCGGCACCGTCACGATGGAGACGGAGTGGAACGCCGACGACCCCGTGGGCGAGATCGAGCACATCGAGGGCGTCGCGCGCGAGTACGGGCTGCCGAACGCCGCCGTCGCGCACGCCGTGCTCGCGGATCCGGGCGTGGAGAGCGTCATCGCCGCGATCGCCGAGCACGGGATCGTGCGCGGCGTGCGCAACAAGCCCGGTCAGGCGGCGAGTGCTGCCGCGGCATCCACGCACCCCAGTCTTCTGTCCGACCCGCAGTGGATCGCCGGATTCGAGACGCTCGCGACGTACGACCTCGACTTCGAACTGCAGGTGGCCTGGTGGCACCTCGACGAGGCGCTCGCGCTCGCCGAGTCGCACCCCGGGCAGACGATCATCCTCAACCACGCGGGGCTGCCCTCCGACCGGTCGCGCGAGGGACTCGACGGCTGGGCCGCGGCAATGCGGCGGTTCGCCCGGGCGCCCAACGTAGCGGTGAAGATCTCCGGCATCGGCCAGCCCGACCGCCCGTGGACCGTCGCCGACAACCGCGAGATCGTCGAGACGGTCGCGGACACCTTCTCTGTCGACCGCATCATGTTCGCCAGCAACTTCCCCGTCGACGGGCTCACCGGCAGCTACGCCGACATCTACGGCGGCTTCGTCGAGATCACGCGCGACTGGTCGGACGACGAGCAGACCGCTGCGTTCTTCGGCAACGCGGTGAAGTACTACCGACTCACCGGACTGGCGACGTGA
- a CDS encoding triose-phosphate isomerase, which translates to MTTYIGVSTKAYLGWRQSLDWIDRVRDQLVARPLGDDVRLFVIPSYPVIPAAIERLGPLGVLVGAQNVSTAAGALTGEVSAELLGELGVDLVEVGHAERRSLFDETDEIVRQKTAAISGAGMTPLLCIGESTLGEPDAAAATCLDQVIAATGGDASLAARLVLAYEPVWAIGAAQPAPPAYIAAVVVALRHSLEGRFGAPSVPVVYGGSAGPGLLSRLPEVDGLFLGRFAHDPANLALVLEEARSR; encoded by the coding sequence GTGACCACGTACATCGGCGTCAGCACCAAGGCCTACCTCGGCTGGCGGCAGAGCCTCGACTGGATCGACCGCGTGCGTGACCAGCTCGTCGCGCGGCCGCTCGGCGACGACGTGCGCCTGTTCGTGATCCCGAGCTATCCCGTCATCCCCGCGGCGATCGAGCGGCTCGGGCCGCTCGGCGTGCTGGTCGGGGCGCAGAACGTCTCGACCGCGGCCGGCGCGCTGACGGGCGAGGTGAGCGCGGAGCTGCTCGGCGAGCTCGGCGTCGACCTGGTCGAGGTCGGCCACGCGGAGCGGCGGTCGCTGTTCGACGAGACCGACGAGATCGTGCGGCAGAAGACGGCCGCGATTTCGGGCGCGGGGATGACGCCGCTGCTGTGCATCGGCGAGAGCACCCTCGGCGAGCCGGACGCCGCCGCGGCCACCTGTCTCGACCAGGTGATCGCCGCGACCGGGGGAGACGCGTCCCTCGCCGCACGGCTCGTGCTCGCCTACGAACCGGTGTGGGCCATCGGAGCGGCGCAGCCCGCCCCGCCCGCATACATCGCCGCCGTCGTGGTGGCGCTGCGCCATTCGCTCGAGGGGCGTTTCGGCGCGCCATCCGTGCCCGTCGTCTATGGCGGAAGTGCCGGACCCGGGCTGCTCTCGCGCCTGCCCGAGGTCGACGGGCTGTTCCTCGGACGGTTCGCGCACGACCCCGCAAACCTCGCCCTCGTGCTCGAGGAGGCGCGGTCGCGGTAA
- a CDS encoding tripartite tricarboxylate transporter substrate binding protein, with protein MKSTTITLAAAGSAALLLLTGCSGAGGGTTADGEFAPNGDVRMIVPFSAGGGSDTSGRAIAAGLEADTGVNISVENREGGSGAVGYSHFLAQNGKDNYLLAAETALLALPLTQDVQFSYESFTPIMKLGDDFTLLVVPADSDYDTCVDVVDDAKDNRVVAAVSGATSLDEIVFTLVEDDQDVEFDRVPFESGSEVLASLLGGKVDIASLNPSEVLGQIESGDLKALCAFADERYEFEALADIPTAIEQGIDVSFAQFRGFIAPGEISDDAKEYWIAAGEAFAETEAYDTYIADNLLQPNAVYGDEFVEYLAGNTSDLEKVFAE; from the coding sequence ATGAAGTCCACCACAATCACCCTCGCGGCAGCCGGGTCCGCAGCCCTCCTCCTTCTCACCGGCTGCAGCGGTGCCGGCGGCGGAACCACGGCCGACGGCGAGTTCGCCCCGAACGGCGACGTGCGCATGATCGTCCCCTTCAGCGCCGGCGGCGGCAGCGACACCTCGGGCCGCGCGATCGCCGCGGGCCTCGAGGCCGACACCGGCGTCAACATCAGCGTCGAAAACCGCGAGGGCGGATCCGGCGCCGTCGGGTACTCGCACTTCCTCGCGCAGAACGGCAAGGACAACTATCTGCTCGCCGCCGAGACCGCGCTGCTCGCCCTGCCGCTCACGCAGGACGTGCAGTTCAGCTACGAGAGCTTCACGCCGATCATGAAGCTCGGCGACGACTTCACCCTGCTCGTCGTGCCGGCCGACTCCGACTACGACACCTGCGTCGACGTGGTCGACGACGCCAAGGACAACCGCGTGGTCGCCGCCGTGTCGGGCGCGACCAGCCTCGACGAGATCGTGTTCACCCTGGTCGAAGACGACCAGGACGTCGAGTTCGACCGCGTGCCGTTCGAGTCCGGCAGCGAAGTGCTGGCCTCGCTGCTCGGCGGCAAGGTCGACATCGCGTCGCTCAACCCGAGCGAAGTACTCGGCCAGATCGAGTCGGGCGACCTGAAGGCGCTGTGCGCGTTCGCGGACGAGCGCTACGAATTCGAGGCACTCGCCGACATCCCCACCGCCATCGAACAGGGCATCGACGTCTCGTTCGCCCAGTTCCGCGGTTTCATCGCCCCCGGCGAGATCAGCGACGACGCCAAGGAGTACTGGATCGCGGCCGGCGAAGCGTTCGCCGAGACCGAGGCCTACGACACCTACATCGCCGACAACCTGCTCCAGCCCAACGCGGTCTACGGCGACGAATTCGTCGAGTACCTCGCGGGCAACACGAGCGACCTCGAGAAAGTGTTCGCAGAATGA
- a CDS encoding tripartite tricarboxylate transporter TctB family protein has product MTAVSRVAIGTSVLLALIGIGAVIGGLGYGVIEEDGLIGPGFLPTLAGGLVAVFAIGDVIGRLRAKPTLSEAEIILGADAGEVLAEEKAAESDIDIFGRDQKQRTRMLVAVLAILIVTLLLVPVLGFIISFALMLLAIAIFVEKRKWLPALAVTAAALAVTYLIFVVLLRVPLPQGLIGII; this is encoded by the coding sequence ATGACAGCCGTTTCCCGTGTCGCCATCGGTACCAGCGTCCTGCTCGCCCTGATCGGAATCGGGGCCGTGATCGGCGGCCTCGGCTACGGGGTCATCGAGGAGGACGGGCTCATCGGGCCCGGCTTCCTCCCGACCCTGGCCGGCGGCCTGGTGGCGGTCTTCGCCATCGGCGACGTGATCGGACGCCTGCGCGCCAAGCCCACGCTGAGCGAGGCCGAGATCATCCTCGGCGCCGACGCGGGCGAGGTGCTCGCCGAGGAGAAGGCGGCCGAGTCGGACATCGACATCTTCGGCCGCGACCAGAAGCAGCGCACGCGCATGCTGGTCGCCGTCCTGGCGATCCTCATCGTCACCCTGCTGCTCGTGCCGGTGCTCGGCTTCATCATCTCGTTCGCGCTCATGCTGCTCGCGATCGCGATCTTCGTGGAGAAGCGCAAGTGGCTTCCCGCGCTGGCCGTGACCGCGGCCGCCCTCGCGGTGACTTACCTCATCTTCGTCGTGCTGCTGCGGGTCCCGCTGCCGCAGGGCCTCATCGGAATCATCTAA